DNA from Sphingomonas psychrotolerans:
TCCAGGCTGACGGCATTATCCTCCCCGAAAGCGGCGAATCCGCTCGGCTTCGAGAATGCGGCCACAGCCAGCGCCAACGCAAAGCCCACGAGGGTTCAAAGAAGACCCAGCGGTCGCGGCGGTGCCGGACCGGGCGGAAAGCGATGTGGGGCAGGGGGTTGCGGGTCGAGCGACGCTCGAACCGTCCCGAGCCGCGATTAGCCTATCCCCGGTGAGGGTTCAGGGATCGGCGTCAGCTGCGATCCAGATCCTTGTTGGCCCGCGCGGCATGTCGGCGGGTCGATTTGCGTCGGTACGCCAGCGAGGACGGGTTGGCGCGAAGATCTAGATCCTTCGGCCGAGCCGCTGCCCGGCGAATCTGCTTTCCGCCGTCGCCCGGCTTCCGCGCCGTGCCCATGCGGAGCGACTGGCGAGCCATCCGGTCGCCGCTGAACCCTTGCGCCACATTCTCAACGCGCGGTGCCGACCTTAAGCTCCGGCACAACCGACGAGGATACCGACATGGCAAGATTGCGCGTCGAGGTGGCCCATGACGAGGTGCCGCAGATGTTGCGCGCCATCATTCTCACCGCGCTCGCGAACGCGCCCGATGTCGACATCGTCGACGAGACGCAGACGAACGCGGGCACGCCGCCTGTCGTCGACGTGCTGATCACGGGCAGCGGCGTCGACGCGGGCTTCGCGTTGCGAAGCGGCCGCGCGCGACGTGTGATCCAGATCGACGCGGGCGGGCGCGCCGCCGAACTGCATTGGCTCGAAAACCGCGTGCAGCGGATCGAGCAGCTGTCGATCGAGCGATTGATGGGCATGCTGCGCGACGCGCCGGCGACGCTCGAACATCCGCGGCCCCCGGCGGCGGCGAAATTGCGGCGCCGCTGGCTGCCGGGGCGGCGAGTGACGACCGTGGCGATGATGGCCGAGGATCCGCTGGCGTCGCCCGGAGATGTTGCGGAGCCGCCGCCGCTTGTCGGTCTCGACGGGGCCCCGCTGGAGGTCACGCTTGATCCGATCACCGCGCGGCTGGCGGTACTCGTCACGCGCATCGCCGCCAACCGGCCGAGCACGTCACGACAGGGCGATGCCTTTGCGGCGCTGGCGCAGGCGCTTGGCGGGGGCGGAGCGGCGCACAGCGCCGAACCCCCCGGGCTGACCTTCATCGCCGACCGGTTCGGGCTGAGCGCCGACGAGCGCGACTTGCTGTTCCTCGCTGCGGTGGTCGAGATCGATCCACGCGCGGCGCGGATGGTGGGACTGCTCAACGATCATGCCGGCCGATCGCGACCGATCGCGGGCGTCGTGGCGGACTGGGGCGGCGATGCGCGGACCCTGCTCGAGCGGCTGGCAGGCGACGGCCCGCTGACTCGCTACGCACTGGTATCGCTCGAAGGCGAGGGGCCGATCGCGACGCGCACCGTCGTCGCCGACGCTTCGATCTGGCCGTTGCTGTTCGGCCTCGATCGAAGGCCTCCTTATGCCGTCGAAGCGCTCGAGGGCGCGCTGCCCGAAAAGCTCGAAGCTCCCGAGGCGGTGCAGACCGAGGTGGCGCGGGTGATCACCGGTTTGCAGGGGCAGGAGCCGGCCACGATCTTCGTCGCGGTCGTCGGCGACGAGGAAGTCGGGCGCGGGGCGATCGCGCGCACCGTCGCCGCAAGCCTGAACCGACAGGCAATCGCCGTCGCTGGCGCCGCGCTGCAGACGGCGGCGGCAATCGCCGCGCTCGGGCGGGAGGCGATGATCGCGGAGGCCGCTGTCATCGTCACCGATCCCGATGCGATGCCGGTCGAGCGCTGGCGCGAACTCGTCACCGGGCTGGACGCCCCGCTGTTCGCGGTCGCCGATCCCGATCGGATCAAGCCGCTGCTGCTGACAACTGCACGGCCCGCGATAACCCTCGCCGCGCCGCGCCGCGACTGGCCCCAGCGCATCCGCATGTGGCGCTCGCGGGCGCCGAGTGATTGGCAGCCCGAGGCGATCGACGACATCGCCGATCGTTTCGACTTCGGCAATGCGCGCATCGACGCCGCGCTGGGGCTCGCGACTGCCGAAGCACGTGCCGCCGGCCGGGCGGCGCCCGACGCCGCCGATGCGCGGATCGCGTGCGAGCGGGTTCGCGACACTCGCTTCGGCAGCGCCGCCGAACGACTGGAGCTCCAGTTCGAAGTGAACGACATCGTGCTGCGTGACGAGACGCGGCGTGAACTCGACCTCGCGATCGCCTGGGCGCAGCATGGCGCGCGCTTGTTCGGCGAAGGCGGCCCCGCGGCATCGCTGCATGCCGGTGCCGGTCTGGCATGCCTGTTCACCGGGCCGCCGGGCACCGGCAAGACTATGGCGGCGCAGATCGTCGCCCGGCAAGTCGATTACGCGCTCTATCGCGTCGACCTCTCGCAGGTCGTCGACAAATATATCGGCGAGGGCGAGAAGCGTATCTCGTCACTGTTCAAGGAAGCGGGCCGATCGCGCGTGGCCTTGTTCTTCGACGAAGCGGACGCGCTGTTCGGCAAGCGCACCGAGGTTCGCGATTCACATGATCGCTATGCCAATATCGCAGTCGATCACATGCTGCAGGAAATCGAACGCTTTCCCGGCTGGACGATCCTCGCGACCAATTTATCGGGCAACATCGACAATGCCTTCATGCGCCGCATCCGGGTGCGCGCCGATTTCCCGGCGCCCGGTCCGGCGGATCGCTGTGCGATCTGGAACCGGCTGCTGCCGCCACCGGGAGAACGTGGCGACATCCTGGTCCAGCCGCTCGCCGAACCCTATGAACTGGTCGGCGGCGAGATCCGCAACGCGGTCTATACCGCGCATCTGCTCGCGGCTTCCGAAGGGACGGAATTGGCGATGCGGCACTGCGTTGCCGGGCTGGCGCGCGAGCTCGGCAAGTCCGGGCGCGTGGCGGATCTGGGCGTGCTTGCACCCTGGCTTCCCGAAGGTGCCGCCGGCAGAGCGAGGATCATTCGCGCCGTGCCCGATTGACCCAGATCAACCGCGCCCTCAGGCCGCGTCCTCCGCCAGCGGCTGGCCCCAGCGGTTATATCCCTCGCGCTCGGGATCGGCCCCCGGGCAGCGCTCGTGCGGAAGCTTCGTCTTGCGTGCCGCGACGCAGCCGCAGAGGCGGCACACACGCTGTCGATCCGCGCCGGTTACGCGATAGGCGAGCAGATCGGGCGCTGCCATCAGATTGGGGCAGGCGAGGCATGCCTCGAAACGTGCTTCAACGGTCTCGGCGTCGAGCGTGGCGAAGCCCGATCGCGCCCATTCCCAGAAGGATCTGGTGGCTTTCGCGGTGAGCTCGAGCGAGCTGAATTCCGGCATCGCCTCGGCCGTTTCGGGCGCCTCGCGCTCGGCCTGAGCGAGCAGGAAATCGCGGAAGGCGGGCGTATTGCGACACAGCGCAAGATTGCGGGCATAATCGGGATCGTTGAGCGCTTTGGCAAACACCGCTCCCGATACCGGAGCGCCGAGCCCGAGGAGCGACCCGAGCTCGGTGCGATCCGCCGCGCTGATTCCCGCATTCTCGATCATGCCCGTCAATCCTCCCTGGTGCGTTTGCGGGTTGTAATCACTGCCGAGTTGGGACGGTGGTCCGAACTCGAAAGACGCGGACCCGCGCGGTTCTCGACATGAAGCTCGCGGCCGTTCACGTCCGAATTGAAACTCAATGTATAGTCATACACGCTGCCGCCTCTGCTCGTCCCGGTCTGATCGAAGGTGACGTTTCCGCCGAAGCCGTCGCCGCGCAGCCGCTTGGTCGGTCGCTTGTTCTTCTCCTTGGGGGCGGGCGTGTTCCAGTCACCGGTGACGGCATGGAGGCGGTGGCGCCCGCCCTGCTGACGCCAGCGACTGGCGCGGGTTTCGGCGCCTGACGAGGGCCCCTGATTGTGATAGGCGCCGATGCTCATCGTCGTCTCGCCACCCACATTGGCCAAGACATCGACGCCCACGATCTGCCGTTCATTGAACTGGTGGCGATGGGTGAAGGTGGCGGTGGGGGACACTTCCTTGATCGTGTTCTTGCTCGTGCTGGTGGGGCAGACGAGCTGGAAATAATTCTGAACCGGCAAACCGTGGGTCAGGACTGCGATCTTCTCCCGCCGCCATCCGCCCTCGGAGACGCCGGCGTAGATCAGCTGTGCTTTCCAGCCGGGGCCTGCTTTTTTCTGCACCTTATCGAGAAAAGTGGAGAAGGTAGCGTGGCTGACGCTAGCCATGACCTCGGTCAGGAAAACGACCGTGCCCCGGTGGTCCACCGCCTTTGCGAGCTGGTTCGCCATTTCGGCGATGAACTTGGTGTCGTTTAGCGCCGGGGTGTTCTTGTCCTTGACGTTCCAATGGTGGATCGTGACGCGCCCGCCGTCGTCGGCGAAGGTCGCAGGGTTGTTGTGCACGAACCGATAGCCGTTGAGCGTGTCGGCGGCGCCCGCGGGATCCGGGCTCAGCCAGCGCATCAGCGACGGGGCATAATCGCGCAGCGCGTAGCGATAGAGGCCGGTGGCGGGATCGAATTCCTCCCCGCCGAAGCGGCGGCGCTGGAGAGTCCCACTCGTGTCATCGGCGGTCCAGCTTAGCGAATCGGCGCCGTAAGGGAGATATTCGCGCCACATCAGCGGCGCGCCGCCGGCATCGAGCAGCTGGCGGACCGAGCCCAAGACATCGAGGAGGGGGTAGGACATCGCGGCGGCCGGCCCTCCCTCGGGTGCGCCCGAGATCCAGCCCAGCCATTGTGCGACCGGCCGGCCGGCGGCGGTGACCCGCGCGAGATGTTGCTCGCTGGTGGTGTCGCCTTGCGTGGTGCGGGTGATCTCGAGGGTATCGAGATAGGTGATCTCTTCGGTCCACACCGGGAGCTGGTTGGCGCCCGCAAAATACTGGCGCCGGGTGCGGACGCGGGTGCCGGTGCCCGAATAGATGTGGTCCTCGCGCTCGAAGGCGCCGTCGCCGTCGGGTGAGGTGATGGTGGTGGCGATGCGGTCGAGATAGTTCCACGCGAGCGTATCCAGGCCGGGAAGCGCGGTCTGGTTGCCATTGGCATCATAAGCGAGGGGCCGGCTATCGGAAGCCCCCCCGGTCGTGGTGGTAAGCGAGTCGAGCCGGTTCGAGCCGGCGGCGATAATGAAGCTGCGCGTCCAGTTGGCGAGGCCGCCGCTATGCGTCTCCGCGACGAGATTGTCGCCGGCGTCGTAGTCGAAGCGTTCGGCATAGGGCGTGGGTTCGGCGGCGGGGGTGCCTTCGCGGCCGGTGGCGGTGATCAGCTGGTAGAGCAGATCATAAGTGAAGGCCTGGGTCGGCTGGGCGCCCGCGGGCCGGCCGAGCGGAAGGTCGGCGGCGTCGAGCGCGAACATGACGTTGCCGATCGGGTCGCGATAATAAGTGAGCGCCTGGCGCACGTCCGCCGTGGTCGCGCCGTTGGTGGCGATGCCGGTCAGCTGGAAGGTTCGGGGATCATAATCGAGCGTGGTCGCGAACGCACCGTCGACGCCATAGGCAAGCGGCCGGGCATGAGCGTCGTAGGTGATCGGGCCGATGCTGGTGACGGCCGCGCCGCCCGCGGGGGCGAAGTCGATTGCGGCGAGCAAGCCGCGGACGTTGATCGTCCGCTGCTCGACATTGCCGCCGGCATCGGTGGCGGCGGTGATGCGGCCGAGTGCGTCGAAGCCCGTGCGCGTGACGAAGCCGGCATCGTCCAGCACCGCGAGGATTGACGCGGGGAGTGACAGGCTGGCGAGGGCGCCGGCATCGGGTAAGGCGGTGATTGCGTCGGCGAGGATTTGCAGCGTCGGATCGTCGAGTGTCCCCCAGTCGGGGAGCGCGGCGGGGTCCTTGCGGATCCAGATCGCGTGCGCGCTCTCGAAGCCCTGAAAGGTTGCGAAGGGCGCGAGCAACAGCCCGGCCGAGTCGAGCAGCATTACGGGTTTGCCGCGCAAGTTCCAGCGCTCGGGCGCGGTGAAATAGGGGACGAGCGGCGCGCCGGGAGTGGCTGCGCGGGCGCTGTCGCCATAGAGCGCCCGCATGATTTGCGCCGGTCCGCTGGTCGCGGGGACGAGGTGCTGTTCGGCGGGGCGCCCGAGCTGATCGAAGCGAGAGGTGAGGACATTGCCGATCGCGTCGCGCGCATAGAGCGGCGCGCCGATCGCGTTGGCAAGCGTCCGGCGCGTGCCCGAATCCGCACCGGCAATGCACACCGGTGTGTTGTTCAACGCAAAAGCGACCACGTAATTGGCCACGCCGGTGGCAGCGAGGCGCGGGTCGGCGATGCGCAGCGGATTGCCGCGGATGTCGAGCGTCATCACCGTGGCGAGCAGCGTGCCTGCCCGCTGGATAGCGGCGATATAGGTCGTGATCTTGTCGGCATCGTCAGTGAACGGCGGCGGGAGCGGGAGCGTCCAGCCGGTGGCGCCGGGAGCGAAAGCCATTGTCGGCGCACCGCGGGCATCGAGTTGCCCTTCATCGATCAGCGCAGCGAGAAGGGTGTCGGCCTGGGATTCCGGATAGCCGAGACTTTCGAGGCCCGCCGCGGTGATCAGCCCATCGTTCTGCTGCCGGGTGCGGACGGGGCGGCCGAGTGGATCGAGGCTGGTGCGCGTCGGCGACCCGTCGGCGAGCGCGGCCCGCAGCGCCGCCGCGCGTTCACAGGGGTCGGCATGGGGATCGGCGATCAGCGCCTGATAATAAGGCGAGGATTTGAGCGTGTCGTTCTCGTCATAGACGGCGAAGTCCCACGGCCCCGGGGTGAAATCGCCGTCGGCGGAGACGCTGCCGCGCAATTGCCGGCGGATCGCGCCGAGCGGGGTGAGCGCATGATCGAAGCGGCCGAGCGCGTCAAAATAGAAGATCGTGCTCGCGCCCTCAATCGCGGCTTCGAGCGGATCATAGGCGCACGAACCCGAGAACCAAGGTTCGAAGCGGCGCACCGGATCGCCCTTGGCATTGTAGCGGACCGCGCCGCTCGTGAGCCAGGCAGTCGCGGGCGCGGCGGCCTCGGCGGCCTGACCGCGGACGGGCTGGCCCTCGTCGGTGAAGCTTTTGGTCTGGAGCAGACGGCCGAGGCCGTCGGTGTACACGATCTGCTGGACGATCGGGCCAACGGGACTGCCGGGAAAGGCGCTCGCGACGAGGCTGAGCGCGCCGACGGGAGCGCTGGCGGGCGCGGCCTCGATCAGTGTGGCAACCTGATCGCTGACCGTGGCGAAGAGAGCGGCGAGCTGATAACTGCCCGCGGCGCGATCGCGGCGGAAGCGGGTGCAGATCGCCCCATCCTCGGTCAGATAGCCGCGCGCGATCAGATCGGTCCAGAGTGCCGCGGTATCGATGCTCAGCCCGGCGAGAATCGCCTGCGAGATCAGGCCGCACCAAGCGAGCGGATCGTAGAAATAGGC
Protein-coding regions in this window:
- a CDS encoding ATP-binding protein, which encodes MARLRVEVAHDEVPQMLRAIILTALANAPDVDIVDETQTNAGTPPVVDVLITGSGVDAGFALRSGRARRVIQIDAGGRAAELHWLENRVQRIEQLSIERLMGMLRDAPATLEHPRPPAAAKLRRRWLPGRRVTTVAMMAEDPLASPGDVAEPPPLVGLDGAPLEVTLDPITARLAVLVTRIAANRPSTSRQGDAFAALAQALGGGGAAHSAEPPGLTFIADRFGLSADERDLLFLAAVVEIDPRAARMVGLLNDHAGRSRPIAGVVADWGGDARTLLERLAGDGPLTRYALVSLEGEGPIATRTVVADASIWPLLFGLDRRPPYAVEALEGALPEKLEAPEAVQTEVARVITGLQGQEPATIFVAVVGDEEVGRGAIARTVAASLNRQAIAVAGAALQTAAAIAALGREAMIAEAAVIVTDPDAMPVERWRELVTGLDAPLFAVADPDRIKPLLLTTARPAITLAAPRRDWPQRIRMWRSRAPSDWQPEAIDDIADRFDFGNARIDAALGLATAEARAAGRAAPDAADARIACERVRDTRFGSAAERLELQFEVNDIVLRDETRRELDLAIAWAQHGARLFGEGGPAASLHAGAGLACLFTGPPGTGKTMAAQIVARQVDYALYRVDLSQVVDKYIGEGEKRISSLFKEAGRSRVALFFDEADALFGKRTEVRDSHDRYANIAVDHMLQEIERFPGWTILATNLSGNIDNAFMRRIRVRADFPAPGPADRCAIWNRLLPPPGERGDILVQPLAEPYELVGGEIRNAVYTAHLLAASEGTELAMRHCVAGLARELGKSGRVADLGVLAPWLPEGAAGRARIIRAVPD
- a CDS encoding SpvB/TcaC N-terminal domain-containing protein; this translates as MARGDQNNGAKLALATPGPSKAGGPVAGMGESLAAGDFAGGASLSVPIPFPPARGIAPPLALSWQSGGGAGVFGMGVDIGQPAIVRQTSKRIPRYDADDVFMHAGFGELVPTPDPPGQAVIGGVTYTTRGYRPRLEQGFPAIDHLTAPGRDLWRVVDGDNWTSLYGTDPSAQIADPADPARVFAWLLQESFGPRGDHLLYDYKPEDGTGDPSIAPRSRANRYLAQIHWGNRVPTTGSLMLFAQGASPPAPDWCFHAAFDYGEYDTAAADPWQPSGSWTCRADPFSRYDSGFEVRTARLCRTILIFHDFPDALGATPLLVTALRLGYDESPHRTLLTRIAETGFRTDAGVANGARAAAPLAPIELLYSDFDLARGSYADVATSGGTAVQGADALWVDLFGGGIPGLLQAHDGGVRFWPPDRLDPARSSVSYAGPSRVAPIPNGAQWPGGGFTLADVTGSGRMQWLSRARACPGFAEIGSDAAAGPFHGFERIPVDIDNPARQIVSVTGTGLPDLLLIAADRVEYTPSLGAVGYGDTVRLPGQGLPPYAPEALGEARRFADICGSGQHHLVRIRNGSVTYWPNLGYGRFGAPVAMANAPWFDSELDPSRLYLADLDGTGAADLLYLSADGLRVWRNRAGNGFDDPVMLPLPAPADLLMQLDFVDLLGSGLACLVVTQPQALVPRRYLPINGGVRPFQLVEVCNNLGRSLTLDYTTSAQSWMRDRAQGVAWLTTPPSPVLLLAALTDRDALAETVTTRSFIYRHGYYDPDERNFTGFAFVEERDAEDFPDPAPEDDPAAKAYQAPPNVTRRWRHTGALPNGLPLELQLAPEWFQGDPKACPLALTATQFVARDAEAVRQACFALRGQMLREEDYGVDDSAVAATPYVVETVRHQIQQLEPPSAGGISVFRVDPLETLHYEYERSAMDPRVSHGFTLARDDFGNVTQSVSLAYPRRTPDPAVPAQAELIATQELTSYLNVTDGFRLIGIVGDEIEEAIDGLTPDADGYLTLEALRTQLAAAKTRRFAWTRHHYAPGPGGAALSPQALPVMVEAATFECAALTQQYAPALGATDLTALLTGPDGGYRAYSNGEEAGYWWNPGTSLDYAGADGFYLPVRSTDPLGGVIDCSYDASALLIVHSADLLGNVTTVEAVDYQALAPARVRDPNQALCEVAFDALGLVATLTAHGSEGGTAMGFAPLSTYQWPAEPPDFATVLAAPASALQGMKAAYFYDPLAWCGLISQAILAGLSIDTAALWTDLIARGYLTEDGAICTRFRRDRAAGSYQLAALFATVSDQVATLIEAAPASAPVGALSLVASAFPGSPVGPIVQQIVYTDGLGRLLQTKSFTDEGQPVRGQAAEAAAPATAWLTSGAVRYNAKGDPVRRFEPWFSGSCAYDPLEAAIEGASTIFYFDALGRFDHALTPLGAIRRQLRGSVSADGDFTPGPWDFAVYDENDTLKSSPYYQALIADPHADPCERAAALRAALADGSPTRTSLDPLGRPVRTRQQNDGLITAAGLESLGYPESQADTLLAALIDEGQLDARGAPTMAFAPGATGWTLPLPPPFTDDADKITTYIAAIQRAGTLLATVMTLDIRGNPLRIADPRLAATGVANYVVAFALNNTPVCIAGADSGTRRTLANAIGAPLYARDAIGNVLTSRFDQLGRPAEQHLVPATSGPAQIMRALYGDSARAATPGAPLVPYFTAPERWNLRGKPVMLLDSAGLLLAPFATFQGFESAHAIWIRKDPAALPDWGTLDDPTLQILADAITALPDAGALASLSLPASILAVLDDAGFVTRTGFDALGRITAATDAGGNVEQRTINVRGLLAAIDFAPAGGAAVTSIGPITYDAHARPLAYGVDGAFATTLDYDPRTFQLTGIATNGATTADVRQALTYYRDPIGNVMFALDAADLPLGRPAGAQPTQAFTYDLLYQLITATGREGTPAAEPTPYAERFDYDAGDNLVAETHSGGLANWTRSFIIAAGSNRLDSLTTTTGGASDSRPLAYDANGNQTALPGLDTLAWNYLDRIATTITSPDGDGAFEREDHIYSGTGTRVRTRRQYFAGANQLPVWTEEITYLDTLEITRTTQGDTTSEQHLARVTAAGRPVAQWLGWISGAPEGGPAAAMSYPLLDVLGSVRQLLDAGGAPLMWREYLPYGADSLSWTADDTSGTLQRRRFGGEEFDPATGLYRYALRDYAPSLMRWLSPDPAGAADTLNGYRFVHNNPATFADDGGRVTIHHWNVKDKNTPALNDTKFIAEMANQLAKAVDHRGTVVFLTEVMASVSHATFSTFLDKVQKKAGPGWKAQLIYAGVSEGGWRREKIAVLTHGLPVQNYFQLVCPTSTSKNTIKEVSPTATFTHRHQFNERQIVGVDVLANVGGETTMSIGAYHNQGPSSGAETRASRWRQQGGRHRLHAVTGDWNTPAPKEKNKRPTKRLRGDGFGGNVTFDQTGTSRGGSVYDYTLSFNSDVNGRELHVENRAGPRLSSSDHRPNSAVITTRKRTRED